A single genomic interval of Leptospira montravelensis harbors:
- a CDS encoding Crp/Fnr family transcriptional regulator: MKVLLPKVFGAEEIREFFMKYGKTTKLKKKEIFAKKGIHSYSVGLVVSGGFKLIYKHGKKEWIKSFIFEDGLLGSIPSIFENQPIPYSIIAIEPSEVIVLTVNEFKSKMEKENGYQNFLIQFLSHLYLKKEERVADFLLLEPDKRYKKFIQEYSYVLDRISQIDQAAYLGITNVALSRIKKRIFLENP, translated from the coding sequence ATGAAAGTTTTGTTACCCAAAGTATTTGGTGCCGAAGAAATCCGAGAGTTTTTTATGAAATACGGCAAAACCACCAAACTAAAGAAAAAAGAAATTTTTGCTAAGAAGGGAATTCATTCTTATAGCGTTGGTTTGGTTGTTTCAGGCGGGTTTAAACTCATTTATAAACATGGGAAAAAAGAATGGATCAAATCCTTTATTTTTGAAGATGGACTTTTGGGAAGTATTCCAAGTATCTTTGAAAACCAACCCATTCCCTATTCCATCATTGCTATTGAACCAAGCGAAGTAATTGTATTAACGGTAAATGAATTCAAATCAAAAATGGAAAAAGAAAATGGTTATCAAAATTTTCTCATTCAATTTCTTTCCCATTTGTACTTAAAAAAAGAAGAACGGGTCGCAGATTTTTTACTACTAGAACCGGATAAAAGATACAAAAAGTTCATTCAGGAATATTCTTATGTGTTAGACCGAATTTCCCAAATAGACCAAGCTGCCTATTTGGGAATTACAAACGTGGCACTCAGCCGGATCAAAAAGAGGATTTTTTTAGAGAATCCTTAA
- a CDS encoding SDR family oxidoreductase, with amino-acid sequence MKSINSELPVVVTGGSGYIASWIVKYLLEDGKAVRATVRSLKDNSKIQHLLDLKEKYKDKLSLFEADLMLDGSFDKVIEGVELVIHTASPFFVAGIKDPKKQLIDPALQGTKNVLESCNRNSTVKRVVLTSSVAAIFGDNIDSLQIPNQTFTEEHWNTTSNLTHQPYAYSKTLAEKEAWEIQKRQSSWDLVVINPSFVMGPSLSKRLDGTSVEFMKNMLTGVFRTGVPDTKMGYVDVRDVAKAHILAGFTPKAEGRHITSAEVIPMLGVAKIIKEKFGKKYSVPTGTLPKFLVYLIGPFFGLSWGYTKNNIGQPLFLNNEYSKTNLGLTYRPLTETFADHVNQMESAGLL; translated from the coding sequence ATGAAATCGATCAATTCAGAATTACCAGTTGTTGTTACGGGAGGATCGGGATACATTGCGTCCTGGATCGTCAAATATTTGTTAGAAGATGGAAAAGCAGTAAGGGCCACTGTCCGTAGCCTCAAAGATAATTCCAAAATTCAACATTTGTTAGATTTAAAAGAAAAGTATAAAGACAAACTAAGTTTATTTGAAGCAGATCTAATGTTGGATGGAAGTTTTGATAAGGTTATCGAAGGTGTCGAACTTGTGATCCATACAGCGTCTCCATTTTTTGTGGCTGGGATCAAAGATCCAAAAAAACAATTGATAGATCCAGCATTACAAGGGACTAAAAATGTTCTTGAATCTTGCAATCGTAATTCGACTGTTAAACGAGTTGTTTTAACTTCCAGTGTGGCTGCCATTTTTGGAGATAACATTGATTCTTTACAAATTCCAAATCAAACCTTTACCGAAGAACATTGGAATACAACTAGTAATCTTACACATCAACCTTATGCTTATTCCAAAACTTTAGCAGAAAAAGAAGCTTGGGAAATTCAAAAAAGACAATCGAGTTGGGATTTAGTTGTAATCAATCCATCATTTGTAATGGGACCTTCTCTTTCCAAACGATTGGATGGAACGAGTGTAGAGTTTATGAAAAATATGTTAACAGGAGTTTTTCGAACCGGAGTCCCAGATACAAAAATGGGATATGTAGACGTAAGAGATGTAGCAAAAGCACATATCTTAGCAGGTTTTACTCCAAAAGCTGAGGGAAGACATATCACTTCCGCAGAAGTGATACCAATGTTAGGTGTCGCAAAAATCATTAAAGAAAAATTTGGAAAGAAATATTCTGTTCCCACTGGAACTCTACCTAAGTTTCTCGTTTATTTAATTGGTCCATTTTTCGGATTATCTTGGGGATACACAAAAAATAATATTGGCCAACCTCTTTTCTTAAACAATGAGTATAGCAAAACAAATTTAGGATTAACCTATCGACCGTTAACTGAAACTTTTGCGGACCATGTCAATCAGATGGAAAGTGCGGGATTGTTATAA
- a CDS encoding DJ-1/PfpI family protein, whose amino-acid sequence MPNPTWSQNHFVLSSNKILKRCQPGRSKFFKRILLSMVLIISMVVNHSSIFANSEPKPKVLIVMSAANTLLLDENHKHPTGVFLNELFYPAIRLYQSGFALEFATPNGKKSTLDPESLKDKYWNSKEEKEEAIRFLNSLSSFQKPISLELAIKNNKSYTGLLIPGGQGLMTDLLYDPNLPILLTKFQEQEKKIGLVCHAPALLITLPSGPNGEGFLFQGYHVNSVTKMEEWFIETFVMKGKPKVRKISELLKERGMLYESSIFPASGFATRDRNLVTSQNPFSGEEFTKLYLDAIKDSLKKSSF is encoded by the coding sequence ATGCCAAATCCAACTTGGAGCCAAAATCATTTTGTTCTTTCCTCTAACAAAATTTTAAAACGATGCCAGCCCGGCCGTTCTAAGTTTTTTAAAAGGATCCTACTATCGATGGTATTGATTATTTCTATGGTAGTAAACCATTCATCCATCTTTGCAAACTCAGAACCAAAACCAAAAGTATTAATCGTAATGAGTGCTGCCAATACTCTTTTGTTAGATGAAAATCATAAACATCCTACAGGAGTATTTTTAAACGAACTTTTTTACCCTGCCATTCGTCTGTATCAATCAGGTTTTGCATTAGAGTTTGCCACTCCCAATGGGAAAAAATCAACACTGGATCCAGAAAGTTTAAAAGATAAATATTGGAATTCGAAAGAAGAAAAAGAAGAAGCCATCCGTTTTTTAAATTCACTCTCTTCGTTTCAAAAACCAATCTCTCTTGAATTGGCGATAAAAAATAACAAAAGTTATACGGGTTTACTCATACCTGGCGGCCAAGGGCTTATGACTGACTTGTTGTATGATCCAAATCTTCCTATTTTACTTACAAAATTTCAAGAACAGGAAAAAAAAATCGGATTAGTTTGTCATGCACCCGCTTTGTTAATCACACTGCCTTCTGGCCCCAATGGAGAAGGATTTTTGTTTCAAGGTTACCATGTGAATTCTGTTACCAAAATGGAAGAATGGTTTATTGAAACCTTTGTGATGAAAGGTAAACCCAAAGTTCGAAAAATTTCTGAGTTATTAAAAGAACGCGGAATGTTGTATGAATCTTCTATTTTTCCAGCAAGTGGATTTGCCACAAGGGATAGAAACTTAGTCACTTCACAAAATCCATTCTCAGGAGAAGAGTTCACCAAACTATACTTAGATGCAATTAAGGATTCTCTAAAAAAATCCTCTTTTTGA
- a CDS encoding discoidin domain-containing protein, with translation MKKIILTLLAFLVIFCKNSPIEKSVVIERIQAASSAEGTSPINVFISGKYWKPETSLDGITIFFSNGAKWNQSGKTDGRAFFNEIAIECQEKKGYVAFYKDGSYATNFDCAKETPQKIRSNGVHVIYLLPDSANGIKTVSFFQNGKKLDVLYPEPVTGQITASSTLPNYPAYSLFDGSIDFAWVEGVPTDGVGESFEIQLEDDIDLSGIEIFNGYQRLDALFHKNGSVTELLVSNDSDSFTIKVADKQGGQRIFFPKTLTGKKFKFSIQKVRPGKTWKDTVIAEIILLGETGKRFTVVDKNADEFKRSVLSKTKNTILSGFVNKAVFGDVSEGRLDYVFRSNGSFVIWKDDVNEKRVLDGTWVLLDANATEAKIKIFGRDHKVVTQSLDSNSPYAETTEEKSTVIFGDTLTVKKSANGLQLIGKKVQITN, from the coding sequence TTGAAAAAAATAATCCTAACTCTTTTGGCATTTCTTGTTATATTTTGTAAAAATAGTCCGATTGAAAAATCGGTAGTTATTGAACGAATCCAAGCTGCATCTTCTGCTGAAGGTACAAGCCCGATCAATGTATTTATTTCCGGTAAGTACTGGAAACCTGAAACCAGTTTAGATGGGATTACGATATTTTTTTCCAACGGTGCCAAGTGGAACCAATCAGGAAAAACAGATGGTCGTGCTTTTTTTAACGAAATTGCTATCGAATGCCAAGAAAAGAAAGGATACGTAGCATTTTATAAGGATGGAAGTTATGCGACAAATTTTGACTGCGCTAAAGAAACTCCCCAAAAAATAAGATCCAATGGGGTTCATGTAATCTATTTATTACCTGATTCTGCCAATGGAATCAAAACGGTTTCATTTTTCCAAAATGGGAAAAAATTAGATGTATTGTATCCTGAACCGGTCACAGGACAAATCACTGCAAGTAGTACACTTCCAAATTATCCCGCATATAGTTTGTTTGATGGTAGTATCGATTTTGCTTGGGTGGAAGGAGTTCCCACCGATGGAGTTGGCGAGTCCTTTGAAATTCAATTAGAGGATGACATTGATTTATCAGGGATTGAGATCTTTAACGGTTATCAAAGGTTAGATGCACTTTTTCATAAAAATGGATCAGTAACAGAATTACTTGTATCCAATGATTCGGATTCTTTTACGATCAAAGTGGCTGACAAACAAGGAGGACAAAGGATTTTTTTTCCAAAAACACTTACAGGAAAAAAGTTTAAATTTTCCATACAAAAAGTTCGTCCTGGAAAAACTTGGAAAGACACTGTGATTGCCGAAATCATTTTACTCGGTGAAACAGGAAAACGATTTACAGTGGTTGATAAAAATGCAGACGAATTTAAACGGTCGGTTCTTTCTAAAACCAAAAATACAATTCTTTCTGGATTCGTAAACAAAGCAGTTTTTGGAGATGTTTCGGAAGGACGTTTGGATTATGTATTTCGTTCTAACGGTTCCTTTGTGATTTGGAAAGATGATGTAAACGAAAAACGAGTATTAGATGGAACTTGGGTTTTACTTGATGCCAATGCAACAGAAGCTAAAATCAAAATTTTTGGAAGGGATCACAAGGTCGTCACTCAAAGTTTAGATTCCAATAGCCCTTATGCAGAAACCACAGAAGAAAAATCGACAGTAATCTTTGGCGATACCTTGACAGTCAAAAAATCTGCCAACGGATTACAGTTGATTGGTAAAAAAGTCCAAATTACAAACTAA
- a CDS encoding M15 family metallopeptidase yields MKLITIAIYLGFPFLSLVSQSTENKLNVLDRKAYERSVQNNPNKELINLEKKIPGITLDIKYATPDNFTKQIIYKEPKAFARKPVAEALRKANLDFLQLGYSIKIFDAYRPYAATVKFFEIVGDTRYVASPKTGSRHNKGCAIDLTLVDTKTKKELPMPTEYDSFRKEAWAEAPVSDPEILKNRTTLIQVLKQYGFRVNKTEWWHYDFLQCSGFEVLDIPFEDLD; encoded by the coding sequence ATGAAACTCATCACGATTGCAATTTATTTGGGATTCCCTTTTTTATCTTTGGTTTCCCAATCTACAGAAAATAAACTCAATGTTTTAGATCGGAAGGCCTACGAACGATCGGTACAAAATAACCCCAACAAAGAACTTATTAACTTAGAAAAGAAAATTCCTGGCATTACTTTGGATATCAAATATGCCACTCCCGATAACTTTACCAAACAAATCATCTATAAGGAACCCAAAGCTTTCGCCAGAAAACCAGTCGCAGAAGCACTAAGAAAAGCAAACCTTGATTTTTTACAACTTGGGTATTCCATTAAAATTTTTGATGCTTACAGACCTTACGCCGCCACAGTCAAATTTTTTGAAATTGTAGGAGATACAAGGTATGTGGCCTCACCAAAAACCGGATCAAGGCATAACAAAGGTTGTGCGATTGATCTAACTTTGGTGGATACAAAAACCAAAAAAGAACTTCCGATGCCAACGGAATATGATTCCTTTCGAAAAGAGGCTTGGGCCGAAGCACCCGTTTCCGATCCCGAAATTTTAAAAAACCGTACCACGTTGATTCAAGTGCTCAAGCAATATGGATTTCGTGTGAACAAAACCGAATGGTGGCATTATGATTTTTTGCAATGTTCTGGGTTTGAAGTTTTGGACATTCCTTTTGAAGACTTGGATTAG
- a CDS encoding MBL fold metallo-hydrolase, with protein sequence MAKKSNPFPLQKISKLGFYLFLILFYSNCFLRPSGNLTNYDSYFPHSSGTSSIPKGKVRATFLGTSSILLDDGETQILTDGFFSRPSLWKTAFSKIESDPLTVLSVIERAKINRLKAIFVCHSHYDHVMDAPFVAKQTKAKLYGSSSTLNVGTGAGLNQDQMQKFILGKPISIGKFTVTVLESKHTPPFHILGKTNATDPNHPNIETPLIQPVKAMEFIEGGTFDFFIQHGKNRILIKSSTNFVKGALDNFNADVLFLGIAQISLQPVSFQDEYYKQTIEILKPKLIIPIHWDNFFKPLSEPLEPNLKLGDDFDANMKSILKRSEGQKLEIKLLQGFETIDLF encoded by the coding sequence ATGGCAAAAAAATCCAATCCATTCCCTCTCCAAAAAATTTCAAAACTTGGATTCTATCTTTTTTTGATTCTATTTTATTCTAATTGTTTTCTTCGTCCTTCAGGCAATTTAACAAATTATGATTCTTACTTTCCACATAGTAGTGGAACAAGTTCCATACCAAAAGGAAAAGTTAGGGCCACCTTCTTAGGAACTTCTTCTATTCTGTTAGATGACGGAGAAACTCAAATTTTAACCGACGGATTTTTCTCAAGACCGTCCTTATGGAAAACAGCATTTTCTAAAATTGAATCAGATCCTTTGACAGTTTTGTCAGTGATTGAAAGAGCAAAAATAAATCGCCTAAAGGCAATTTTTGTCTGCCATTCTCATTATGATCATGTGATGGATGCACCGTTTGTCGCCAAACAAACGAAGGCGAAGTTATACGGTTCTTCTTCCACTCTTAATGTAGGAACAGGTGCTGGGCTTAATCAAGACCAAATGCAAAAGTTTATACTAGGAAAACCTATCTCCATTGGAAAATTTACCGTCACTGTTTTGGAATCCAAACACACTCCTCCTTTTCATATCCTTGGAAAAACAAATGCAACGGATCCCAATCATCCAAACATTGAAACACCTCTCATTCAACCCGTAAAAGCTATGGAATTTATCGAAGGTGGGACTTTTGATTTTTTCATCCAACACGGAAAAAATAGAATTTTAATTAAAAGTAGTACAAACTTTGTAAAAGGTGCATTGGACAATTTCAATGCGGATGTTTTGTTTTTGGGAATTGCACAAATATCTCTACAGCCAGTTTCCTTTCAAGATGAGTATTACAAACAAACCATTGAAATTTTAAAACCTAAACTAATCATTCCTATCCATTGGGATAATTTTTTCAAACCACTTTCGGAACCACTAGAACCCAATTTAAAATTGGGAGATGATTTTGATGCCAACATGAAATCCATTTTAAAACGTTCGGAAGGACAAAAATTAGAAATCAAGTTATTACAAGGTTTTGAAACCATCGATTTGTTTTAG
- a CDS encoding VanW family protein: MDFSFKKKPLVGMNVKVHRGTLRLFFGKIYFQWKRYLVWFCEQKTFSTKRAAPTEFKEKYPISIFKHSSPIYRKLKDVPMYLQENKRVNLNIAISKLDGLVLEPNQVFSFWYLVGKPTKRKGYLPGMQLRNGSFIERTGGGLCQMANLIYWMTLHSPLEVKERWRHSFDIFPDSERTLPFGSGATLSYNYIDLQIKNTTKQTFVLHLWIEDDLLKGEWLTDLELPFLYQVYESYHGFHAEPWGGYTRRNTIRRKKISKDTMEILKDELVTENIAWMMYEPLLESKMDSSREN, encoded by the coding sequence ATGGACTTTAGTTTCAAAAAGAAACCGCTCGTTGGGATGAACGTAAAAGTGCATCGGGGAACCTTACGTTTGTTTTTTGGTAAAATTTACTTTCAGTGGAAACGGTATCTTGTTTGGTTTTGTGAACAAAAAACATTTTCTACAAAACGAGCAGCTCCGACGGAATTCAAAGAAAAATATCCGATTTCTATTTTTAAACATTCGTCTCCGATTTATAGAAAACTAAAAGATGTTCCCATGTATCTGCAAGAGAATAAAAGGGTGAACTTAAATATCGCCATCTCTAAGTTAGATGGATTGGTATTAGAGCCCAATCAAGTATTTTCCTTTTGGTATTTAGTAGGGAAACCAACGAAAAGAAAAGGGTATTTGCCAGGTATGCAACTTAGGAACGGTAGTTTTATCGAACGAACTGGCGGCGGCCTTTGTCAAATGGCAAATTTGATTTATTGGATGACCTTACATAGTCCGCTGGAAGTGAAAGAGAGATGGCGTCATAGTTTTGATATTTTTCCTGATTCGGAAAGAACTTTACCTTTTGGATCAGGTGCCACCTTATCTTATAATTATATTGACTTACAAATCAAAAATACAACCAAACAGACGTTTGTTTTGCATCTTTGGATTGAGGATGATCTTTTAAAAGGGGAATGGCTAACTGATCTAGAATTGCCTTTTTTATACCAAGTTTACGAATCGTATCATGGTTTTCATGCGGAACCTTGGGGAGGTTATACAAGACGGAATACCATTCGCAGAAAAAAAATCTCTAAGGACACAATGGAAATTTTGAAAGATGAATTGGTAACTGAAAATATTGCTTGGATGATGTATGAACCACTTTTGGAATCCAAGATGGATTCAAGTAGAGAAAACTAA
- the trxA gene encoding thioredoxin, with protein MSEKLPKSFEELVLTHDKPILVDFWAPWCGPCQMVAPELEKLAKDWKGKVSVIKVNTDEKQEIAGRYGITGIPTMILFKNGKEIHRISGAMRSEEIKKVFGGMI; from the coding sequence ATGTCGGAAAAATTACCTAAAAGCTTTGAAGAGTTGGTACTAACTCATGACAAACCGATCCTTGTGGATTTTTGGGCTCCTTGGTGTGGTCCATGTCAAATGGTGGCTCCAGAACTAGAAAAATTGGCAAAAGACTGGAAGGGGAAAGTTTCGGTGATCAAAGTAAACACGGATGAAAAACAAGAAATTGCAGGAAGATATGGTATCACAGGAATCCCTACAATGATTTTGTTCAAAAACGGAAAAGAGATTCATCGTATTTCAGGTGCTATGCGAAGTGAAGAAATCAAAAAAGTATTTGGCGGAATGATCTAA
- a CDS encoding efflux RND transporter permease subunit, which produces MSFAELSIKRPIFITCTIVLILITGYLSLNKLGVDLFPNITIPVVTVTVPYPGAAPNEIETLIAKPVEDELSTISGVKRIKSICNESLGTVVVEFTMETDVKYAEQQVRDKISAVKPKLPDDAKEPIIRRIDPADQPIIILALRADLPEAQIYDIANEEIKQILLTTQDVGNITIYGGRKREIHVELDRDKLKSHMISASMVSNRLASGGTNIPAGKVSRSDNELVYRTINEFKSPDEIRDTPLSLFGNEVPIKIGQLGEVKDTMEDEASRAYFNGKKAVFLLVYKQSGANTVAVAKAIKKRAADINKDLSRRDGSLFLAIANDNSTAIEDNIYDVNETIFIGIALTIIVVLLFLGSVRSTLITGLALPNSLLGAFILMAIAGFTVNVMTLLALSLAVGLLIDDAIVVRENIFRHREMGKTARQASIDGTKEVTLAVIATTMAVIAVFMPIAFISGVVGQFLREFGLTICFALLISLYDALTIAPMLSAYFGGAVASHGGGHGGGNSHSEPTTSKSKKKSKEEELIHSGAPAERGKVAQILFLIFTPVRIVLNVLNLGLEKVLAVFNRFQTKLENLYAKILKFTLRFPILIISGAIFLFVFSIYLTKYVTKTFLPAQDQGKFQVTLDMPPGTSVDKMATVAKEVYESISAHKETKQVAMFNTNRTTSMFVEMVPSKQRKVNTSQFKDILRKELATTHRYATPIVKDIDNVGGGQRPFVLVVSGQKGEEVQEYGLKLLERLKKSKALLDVDTSYRAGSPEFRVIPDRAREVMLGVSGSAIGMELRTLIEGTTPAVYRQNGVEYDIRVRLKEGQRNLKESFYQSYVPNFNNIMIPIKNVATSEETTGLATINRLNRNQSLEIYADMAPDGPGMGGAIEEITKITETELPLPSSVRINYLGQAENFKELGSSMAIAMGLGILFIYIVLASLYESFITPIAIMLVLPLALCGAFIALFLANESMNLFSMIALIMLIGVATKNSILLVDFTNQLIQQGTEMKEAIIEAGRERLRPILMTSFALVAGFLPIAIGLNEASKQRTSMGWALIGGVISSTLLTLVVVPAAFSYIERLNNFIRRHSPNPDAK; this is translated from the coding sequence ATGAGCTTTGCTGAGCTTTCGATAAAACGCCCGATTTTTATTACCTGTACAATCGTTTTGATTTTGATTACAGGTTATCTGTCCTTAAACAAATTGGGAGTCGACTTATTCCCCAATATTACAATTCCAGTCGTGACTGTTACGGTTCCTTATCCGGGAGCAGCACCAAACGAAATCGAAACACTGATTGCAAAACCAGTCGAAGACGAATTGTCTACGATCTCTGGGGTGAAACGAATCAAGTCTATCTGTAACGAAAGTTTGGGAACAGTGGTGGTTGAATTCACAATGGAAACAGATGTGAAATACGCAGAACAACAAGTTCGAGATAAAATTTCTGCCGTAAAACCAAAGTTACCCGATGATGCAAAAGAACCTATCATCAGAAGGATTGACCCCGCTGACCAACCCATTATCATCTTAGCTTTAAGAGCGGATCTTCCTGAAGCTCAAATTTACGATATTGCAAACGAAGAGATCAAACAGATATTACTCACAACACAAGACGTGGGGAACATCACCATCTACGGCGGACGAAAAAGAGAAATCCATGTAGAATTGGATCGGGATAAATTAAAATCCCATATGATTTCTGCTTCTATGGTTTCCAATCGTTTGGCTTCTGGTGGAACCAACATCCCAGCAGGAAAAGTAAGCCGCTCCGACAACGAATTAGTTTATAGAACCATCAATGAGTTCAAATCCCCTGATGAAATTCGGGACACACCACTTTCTCTTTTTGGAAACGAAGTACCGATTAAAATAGGTCAGTTGGGAGAAGTAAAGGATACAATGGAAGACGAAGCTTCCCGTGCTTACTTTAACGGAAAAAAGGCGGTCTTTCTACTTGTATATAAACAATCAGGTGCAAACACAGTTGCCGTTGCTAAAGCGATTAAAAAAAGAGCAGCTGATATCAATAAGGATTTATCAAGAAGAGATGGTTCTCTTTTCCTTGCGATTGCAAATGACAACTCCACTGCTATCGAAGACAACATCTATGATGTAAATGAAACAATCTTTATTGGGATTGCCCTTACCATCATCGTAGTTTTGTTATTCCTTGGTAGTGTTCGTTCTACTCTGATCACAGGACTTGCACTTCCAAACTCGCTACTCGGTGCCTTTATTTTGATGGCGATTGCTGGTTTTACAGTGAACGTAATGACTCTACTCGCACTCAGTTTGGCGGTTGGACTTCTCATCGATGATGCGATTGTGGTCCGGGAAAATATCTTCCGCCATAGAGAGATGGGAAAAACCGCAAGACAGGCATCCATCGACGGAACTAAAGAAGTAACTCTTGCCGTCATTGCAACGACAATGGCTGTCATTGCCGTGTTTATGCCGATCGCGTTTATCAGCGGGGTAGTTGGACAGTTCTTAAGAGAATTTGGGCTTACCATTTGTTTTGCCTTACTTATCTCCCTTTATGATGCCCTTACCATTGCACCTATGTTATCTGCTTATTTTGGTGGAGCTGTTGCTTCTCATGGTGGTGGTCACGGCGGAGGAAATTCTCATAGTGAACCAACTACTTCTAAATCGAAGAAAAAATCCAAAGAGGAAGAACTGATTCATAGTGGAGCTCCCGCCGAACGAGGAAAAGTTGCTCAAATTTTGTTTCTGATTTTTACACCAGTTCGTATCGTTCTCAATGTATTAAATCTTGGATTGGAAAAAGTTTTGGCTGTATTCAACCGATTCCAAACTAAACTTGAAAATCTTTATGCAAAAATATTAAAATTCACTCTTCGTTTTCCGATTCTCATTATTTCTGGTGCGATCTTTTTATTCGTATTTAGTATTTATCTGACTAAGTATGTTACCAAAACTTTTTTGCCAGCACAGGACCAAGGTAAGTTCCAAGTCACTTTGGATATGCCACCAGGTACATCTGTTGATAAGATGGCTACGGTTGCAAAAGAAGTATATGAAAGTATTTCAGCACACAAAGAAACAAAACAAGTAGCAATGTTCAACACGAACCGAACCACTTCGATGTTTGTGGAAATGGTTCCTTCGAAACAAAGAAAGGTCAACACTAGCCAATTCAAAGACATTTTAAGAAAGGAACTGGCAACCACTCACCGTTATGCAACTCCTATCGTAAAAGATATTGATAACGTCGGTGGAGGACAAAGACCTTTCGTACTGGTTGTGAGCGGACAAAAAGGTGAGGAAGTACAAGAATACGGTTTAAAACTTTTAGAAAGATTAAAAAAATCAAAAGCTTTACTCGACGTCGATACAAGTTACAGAGCAGGATCTCCTGAATTTCGTGTGATTCCAGATCGTGCCAGAGAAGTTATGTTAGGTGTTTCCGGTTCTGCGATAGGTATGGAACTTAGAACTTTGATTGAAGGAACAACACCAGCTGTTTACAGACAAAATGGTGTGGAATATGATATCAGAGTTCGATTGAAAGAAGGCCAAAGGAACTTAAAAGAAAGTTTTTACCAATCCTATGTGCCGAACTTTAATAACATCATGATCCCAATCAAAAACGTTGCTACTTCCGAAGAAACAACGGGACTTGCAACCATCAACCGATTGAACAGAAACCAATCCTTAGAAATTTATGCGGATATGGCTCCGGATGGTCCAGGGATGGGTGGTGCGATTGAAGAGATAACCAAAATCACAGAAACAGAACTTCCACTTCCATCTTCCGTAAGAATCAATTATCTGGGACAAGCGGAAAACTTCAAAGAGTTAGGCTCTTCGATGGCGATTGCAATGGGTCTTGGTATCTTATTCATCTACATCGTACTTGCTTCGCTCTATGAAAGTTTCATCACGCCGATTGCCATCATGTTAGTGTTACCGCTAGCGTTATGTGGTGCCTTCATTGCCCTTTTCCTTGCCAACGAATCGATGAATCTCTTTTCCATGATTGCTCTGATTATGCTTATCGGTGTCGCTACCAAAAACTCAATTCTACTTGTGGATTTTACAAACCAATTGATCCAACAAGGAACGGAGATGAAAGAAGCGATCATTGAAGCGGGCCGCGAAAGACTTCGTCCGATCCTTATGACCTCATTCGCGTTAGTTGCCGGATTTTTACCGATTGCCATTGGTTTGAACGAAGCATCAAAACAAAGAACAAGTATGGGTTGGGCGCTAATCGGTGGAGTCATTTCATCAACGTTACTCACTCTGGTTGTGGTCCCTGCAGCATTCTCCTATATTGAAAGATTAAACAATTTCATCAGAAGACATTCACCAAACCCAGACGCAAAATAG
- a CDS encoding DUF4269 domain-containing protein codes for MQALLSHPFQQIEFLQSGTPKQQALAKDLEDWKILKSLHGFKPTLAGTIPLDIDTDTSDVDILVKFNIPAHLQKICYAKFRNLPNYSFSEKTMNLRVTLVCRFETKKFQYEIFGQFEEPTEQYAWIHMLVENRFLTLADPTFREEIRNLKKQGIKTEPAFCKVLDLKGDPYKTLLQWNQKTDEEFRELLLQRGFQTIPN; via the coding sequence ATGCAAGCCTTACTTTCCCATCCGTTCCAACAAATCGAATTTTTACAGTCGGGGACACCTAAACAACAGGCTTTGGCAAAGGATTTAGAAGATTGGAAAATTCTAAAATCCTTACATGGTTTCAAACCGACGCTAGCCGGAACCATTCCTTTGGATATCGATACGGATACAAGTGATGTGGATATCTTAGTAAAATTTAATATCCCTGCCCATTTACAAAAAATTTGTTATGCTAAGTTTCGCAATTTACCTAACTATAGTTTTTCTGAAAAAACCATGAATCTTCGAGTAACACTGGTTTGTCGATTTGAAACTAAAAAATTCCAATATGAAATCTTTGGTCAATTTGAAGAACCAACTGAACAATATGCTTGGATACATATGTTGGTAGAAAATCGGTTTTTAACATTGGCAGATCCAACATTCCGAGAAGAAATTCGTAATTTAAAAAAACAAGGAATCAAAACTGAACCAGCGTTTTGTAAAGTTTTAGATTTAAAAGGGGATCCCTATAAGACCCTACTCCAATGGAATCAAAAAACCGATGAAGAGTTTCGAGAGTTATTATTACAAAGGGGATTTCAAACCATTCCAAATTGA